AACACAGGGGAAAAGTTAACATCGCACTACCTGGAATTACTAACCGGTAAGGCTAATATGAAATCTCATGAAGCCATGGACTATGCAAGCCCGGGCCAGTAGTGACTGTCTGGCAAGGGTCGTTTGCCAAAGATGGCTTGTCCAACTCGCACAACGGTCGCACCTTCCTCAATTGCAATTTCATAGTCCCCGGACATACCCATTGAGAGTTCCTCAAATGATAAATTAGCGGGCGCCTCTTGTCTGAGCATATCACGTAATGTGCGCATCTTGATAAAACATTCGCGAACACGTTCATGATCATTAGAAAAAATAGCCAATGTCATTAACCCCTTGATACGCAATGATGAATAGTGAGGCAGGTTTGCCACAAAAGCATGGACATCCTCCGGTGCTAATCCGAATTTGCTGGCTTCACCTGAGCTATTGACTTGAACATAAACATCCATAGCCCGCCCTTCTATTTGTAAACGTTTATCAAGTTCTTCAGCTACTTTGAGGCTATCCAGTGCTTGGAATTCATGTGCGAATCGTGCCAGATACTTGGCTTTGTTGGTCTGAAGATGACCAATTACCGACCATTTAATGTTTAGATCATTCAATATCTCGGACTTTTCTCGCGCCTCCTGAATCTTATTTTCACCCATATCATGACAGCCAGCGGCATAGGCAATCCGCAGCCTTTCAGCAGGAACGGTTTTAGTTACGGGTAAGAGTCGAACGCTAGATGGCTCACGCCCCACCCGTTTACATGCCGCCGCCATATTTTGTTGAATTTTAGCAATATTATTTTTTATTTCACTAAGCTGTTGTTCTGCTTGTTCCAATGCCGCCTCCTATTATTCTAATTTACCAGGTCAACTTAAACGCCGTGAAGTTATTTGATTTCCTATCGTTTGACACCATAACGATAATGGGTAGATCAGGCTGCCTATTGTTTTTAGATCTTTTCCTAGGTGCCAGTAATTTGAATCATGATCAATATAATTTTAGTAGAGCATGACATGTTCGCTATTTTTATATTGAGTTATTTACTTACCTTTGAACCCTGATGAAATACCATCTGCCAATCGTCACCATGACGCTTCCAGATTGAGCTCCTAAGCGATCCTCTGGACGTTGAAGTGCTATCCGGGTTACTTATTTTCTGTGCTTCGTAGATAGCAAGTATCCAATCAGTTGATAATATCTTTATTCTGAAGTTTTTTAATAACCAGCGATCATCATTACTCTTATTGATTAACCAATTAATGACTTCTTGTCTTGAGCTGATGTGGCCCGTATTACCGATTTCTTCAAAATCTTCAGACAACAGCGCATTGAATAACGAAGGATCCGCTCCGGTATCCGTATGTAATAGTTTTAATTCCAGTGTCTTGATCTGCTCTTCAAGAGGCTTCATCGATTTTTTTGAATATTAGAGATCAGGATAATTATTTCACGCGCATTCCTGGCTGGGCACCGCTATCGGGAGAAAACAAATAAAGGCCCTCTCCGTCACCTGCGGCCAATACCATACCTTCAGATAAGCCAAATTTCATTTTGCGCGGTGCCAGATTGGCAACCATAATAGTCAGTCGTCCTTTGATTTGATCTGGATCATAAGCGGATTTAATTCCCGCAAAAACGATTCGTTGTTCGGTACCAATATCCAGTGTCAGCTTCAATAACTTATCAGCACCTGCTACCTGCTCGGCATGGATAATCATAGCGACGCGCAAGTCTATTTTATTGAAATCATCAATTAAAATTGTCTCAGCGATAGGTGCCTGTATATGTTGTTGTTTTTCAGCGTGACGTGCGGGCGAGTGCGTCTCTGTAACAGGTGTAAGGCTTTGTTTGTTTGCCTCGATTAAGGCATGAATATTCTTGATATCAATCCGTGTCATCAGGTGTTGGTAGGTATTAATGCGATGTCCAGCCGGCAATAACAGATTGGATAACTGTTGTTCACCTGATAACGCGGGCCAACATAGTGGCTCACAATTAAGAAAGTTTTCAATTCTCTTGATGGTTTCAGGCAGAATGGGCTTCAGATAACAAGAAAGCAAATAAAAAAGTTGTATACCTAAACTGCAGACTTGCTGTAGCTCACTATTTCGTTTCGGATCTTTGGCAATTTCCCAGGGTGCTAGATCATGTATCATTTCATTTGCTTCATCTGCGTACTTCATGATGGCTCTAACTGCAGTTGAGAAATCCCTATCCTCATAAGCTTTTTCTATTATGGCCGATTTCCATGACGAAAAACGTTCATCAATTAACTTTTGCATTAACTGATAGCCCTCGTCATCAATAAGCTTTCCGTCAAAGCGTTTGGTAATAAAACCAGCACATCGGCTGGCAATATTAATATATTTACCAATCAGATCCGAATTGACGCGTGCAATAAAGTCATCCAGATTCAAATCAATGTCTTCCATGGATCCATTTAGTTTTGCCGCATAGTAGTAGCGTAACCATTCCGGGTTTAGCCCTTGTTTCAGATAACTCTCCGCTGTAATGAATGTACCTCTGGATTTACTCATCTTTTCTCCATTCACAGTGAGAAAGCCATGTGCAAATATTTTGGTGGGCGTCCGATAGCCTGTATTCTCGAGCATAGCAGGCCAGAATAATGCATGAAAATAAAGAATATCTTTACCGATAAAATGATATAGCTCAGTAGTTGATCCTTTTTTCCAGAACTCATCGAAATGAATATTATTCTGATCACATAAATTTTTGAAACTACCCATATAACCAATTGGTGCATCCAACCATACGTAAAAATATTTTCCTGGCGCGTGAGGAATTTCAAAACCGAAATAAGGAGCATCACGTGAAATATCCCAATCAGAAAGCTTATTATTCTCTGTGTCACCCAACCATTCACGCATTTTATTTGCAGCTTCAGGTTGTAAATGGTCGGCTTCGCGTGTCCAGCGGCGTAAAAAATTTACACAACGCTCATCTGACAGACTAAAAAAGAAATGTTCAGAGGATTTCTTGATCGGGATGGCCCCGGATACTGAAGAATATGGATGTTTTAAATCAGTAGGGGTATAAGCAGCGCCACAAACTTCGCAGGAGTCACCATATTGGTCTTTTGCCGCGCATTTAGGACACTCACCTTTGACGAAGCGATCAGGCAAGAACATCTCTCTGACGGGATCATATAACTGTTCAATACCACGGACTGCAATCAACCCTGCATTCTTGAGCTTGGTATAAATATCTTCTGAATAAAATCGTGTTTCTGCTGAATGTGTGGTGTAATAATTATCAAAGTGAATGTGAAACCCCGTAAAATCACGAAAATGTTCGCTATGTACCCTTGTAATCAAGGCTTCCGGTGTTATGCCCTCTTTTTCGGCACGCAGCATAACGGGTGTACCATGAGTATCATCGGCGCATACATAGTACACAGTATGTCCTCGCATTTTCTGAAAGCGTACCCAGATATCGGTCTGGATATATTCCACCAAGTGGCCAAGATGGATGCTGCCATTCGCATAAGGTAATGCAGAGGTTACTAGGATTTTTCGCTTGTTCATTAACGATCTATATTTCGAATTGGTTAAACACGAATTGTAACAAACTGTGTAGGTTATCCTGATATTTGTTAACATCCGATTAAACCTTATCCCGGATTTAGATTGCATTACCGATACAAAGGAGTTGTATAGTGACTATCTCAGAGCAACAAGTACAATCTATTCTTAAAGAATTGATTGATCCGACGACAGGAAAGGATTATGTGACGAGCAAGGCAATCCGTCACATCAAAATTAAAAATGATCAGGTGTCGCTTGAAATCGAATTGGGTTATCCAGCAAAAAGTGTGATGAATTCTATCCAAGCCAGTATTACTGATGCATTAAGTGCTATTCCTGAAATTGAGGCGGTTAATGTTAATATTACCAGCAGGATTGTTCCTCATAGTGTGCAACGTGGCGTGAAACTCATTCCAGGTGTGAAGAATGTGATTGCTGTTGCTTCTGGTAAAGGTGGGGTGGGTAAATCTGCTACTGCAGTAAATTTAGCGCTGGCGCTGGCAGCAGAAGGTGCTTCGGTTGGTATTCTGGATGCTGATATTTATGGACCTTCACAGCCACAAATGCTGGGAATTACCGGGCGTCCGGAATCTCCAGATGGTAAATCAATAGAACCAATGCAGGCACACGGTATTCAGGCTATGTCTATTGGCCTTCTGGTTTCTATGGAAACCCCCATGGTCTGGCGTGGACCGATGGTAACTCAGGCACTACAACAATTGCTGAACGACACTCGCTGGCATGATTTAGATTATCTTATTGTTGATTTGCCACCTGGCACAGGTGATATACAATTAACACTCGCACAGAAAGTGCCTGTTACCGGCGCTGTAATTGTTACGACACCACAAGATATTGCTTTGTTAGATGCTCGTAAGGGTCTAAAAATGTTTGAGAAAGTAGGTATTCCTATTTTAGGAATCGTCGAGAATATGAGTACACATACCTGTTCTCAGTGCGGACACACGGAACATATTTTTGGTACTGGCGGTGGTAAAAAAATGTGTCAAGATTATGAAGTAGAATTTCTAGGGGCATTGCCACTAGATATTAAAATTCGTGAACAAACTGATATGGGTATACCAAGCGTAGTAGCTGATCCAAATGGTCAAATAGCTGAAACCTATCGTACGATTGCGCGTCGTGTTGCTATAAAAGTCGCTGATCTAGCAGAAGATCAGTCAGAATTATTTGCAAAGATTGTAATGGAAAATGACTAGTCGGTTTGTTTCGCAGTATACAGCTATATCGGTTTTTTCTATTTTTCTAGTGATATCAGGATGACGATTAAGTCTGATAAATGGATCCGCCGCATGGCCTTAGAGTGTGGCATGATAGAACCATTCGAGCCTGAACAGATCAGGCAGAAAAACGACCGTAAAATT
This genomic window from Nitrosomonas cryotolerans ATCC 49181 contains:
- the apbC gene encoding iron-sulfur cluster carrier protein ApbC, whose protein sequence is MTISEQQVQSILKELIDPTTGKDYVTSKAIRHIKIKNDQVSLEIELGYPAKSVMNSIQASITDALSAIPEIEAVNVNITSRIVPHSVQRGVKLIPGVKNVIAVASGKGGVGKSATAVNLALALAAEGASVGILDADIYGPSQPQMLGITGRPESPDGKSIEPMQAHGIQAMSIGLLVSMETPMVWRGPMVTQALQQLLNDTRWHDLDYLIVDLPPGTGDIQLTLAQKVPVTGAVIVTTPQDIALLDARKGLKMFEKVGIPILGIVENMSTHTCSQCGHTEHIFGTGGGKKMCQDYEVEFLGALPLDIKIREQTDMGIPSVVADPNGQIAETYRTIARRVAIKVADLAEDQSELFAKIVMEND
- a CDS encoding DUF4440 domain-containing protein; its protein translation is MKPLEEQIKTLELKLLHTDTGADPSLFNALLSEDFEEIGNTGHISSRQEVINWLINKSNDDRWLLKNFRIKILSTDWILAIYEAQKISNPDSTSTSRGSLRSSIWKRHGDDWQMVFHQGSKVSK
- the metG gene encoding methionine--tRNA ligase, coding for MNKRKILVTSALPYANGSIHLGHLVEYIQTDIWVRFQKMRGHTVYYVCADDTHGTPVMLRAEKEGITPEALITRVHSEHFRDFTGFHIHFDNYYTTHSAETRFYSEDIYTKLKNAGLIAVRGIEQLYDPVREMFLPDRFVKGECPKCAAKDQYGDSCEVCGAAYTPTDLKHPYSSVSGAIPIKKSSEHFFFSLSDERCVNFLRRWTREADHLQPEAANKMREWLGDTENNKLSDWDISRDAPYFGFEIPHAPGKYFYVWLDAPIGYMGSFKNLCDQNNIHFDEFWKKGSTTELYHFIGKDILYFHALFWPAMLENTGYRTPTKIFAHGFLTVNGEKMSKSRGTFITAESYLKQGLNPEWLRYYYAAKLNGSMEDIDLNLDDFIARVNSDLIGKYINIASRCAGFITKRFDGKLIDDEGYQLMQKLIDERFSSWKSAIIEKAYEDRDFSTAVRAIMKYADEANEMIHDLAPWEIAKDPKRNSELQQVCSLGIQLFYLLSCYLKPILPETIKRIENFLNCEPLCWPALSGEQQLSNLLLPAGHRINTYQHLMTRIDIKNIHALIEANKQSLTPVTETHSPARHAEKQQHIQAPIAETILIDDFNKIDLRVAMIIHAEQVAGADKLLKLTLDIGTEQRIVFAGIKSAYDPDQIKGRLTIMVANLAPRKMKFGLSEGMVLAAGDGEGLYLFSPDSGAQPGMRVK
- a CDS encoding YggS family pyridoxal phosphate-dependent enzyme — encoded protein: MEQAEQQLSEIKNNIAKIQQNMAAACKRVGREPSSVRLLPVTKTVPAERLRIAYAAGCHDMGENKIQEAREKSEILNDLNIKWSVIGHLQTNKAKYLARFAHEFQALDSLKVAEELDKRLQIEGRAMDVYVQVNSSGEASKFGLAPEDVHAFVANLPHYSSLRIKGLMTLAIFSNDHERVRECFIKMRTLRDMLRQEAPANLSFEELSMGMSGDYEIAIEEGATVVRVGQAIFGKRPLPDSHYWPGLA